The bacterium genome includes a region encoding these proteins:
- a CDS encoding DUF4150 domain-containing protein, producing the protein MAVTVGVNNLSVVHKDSGGVTIAFPDVCKTPSPAGPVPIPYPNIAKSSDTAKGSKKVKCDGNPICLKDSNFSMSTGDEAGSAGGVVSSKTKGKAEFVNFSFDVMVEGKNVARAFDLMLHNDKNTPPFPVMQGPVVAAGDDKPVCYLCGEEF; encoded by the coding sequence ATGGCAGTAACCGTCGGAGTGAATAATCTTTCGGTAGTCCATAAGGATAGTGGAGGCGTGACCATAGCCTTCCCCGATGTGTGCAAGACTCCAAGCCCTGCCGGTCCTGTCCCCATTCCCTATCCGAACATTGCCAAATCCTCCGATACGGCGAAGGGGAGTAAAAAGGTGAAGTGCGATGGCAATCCCATCTGCCTCAAGGACTCGAATTTCAGCATGAGCACCGGCGATGAGGCCGGGAGTGCGGGAGGCGTCGTCTCAAGTAAGACCAAGGGCAAGGCTGAGTTTGTAAATTTTTCCTTCGATGTTATGGTCGAAGGGAAAAATGTAGCCCGCGCCTTTGACTTGATGCTCCATAACGACAAAAACACCCCGCCCTTTCCCGTGATGCAGGGGCCGGTGGTGGCAGCGGGAGATGATAAGCCCGTTTGCTACCTGTGTGGGGAAGAATTTTAA